A region from the Melospiza melodia melodia isolate bMelMel2 unplaced genomic scaffold, bMelMel2.pri scaffold_37, whole genome shotgun sequence genome encodes:
- the LOC134434449 gene encoding serine/threonine-protein kinase pim-1-like — translation MRFHTRERPYECPQSQNRFHTSTHLLVHKRIHTAERPFCCPNCGMAFRHTSTLGRAMPPARPRPRAGLPRARPRPSRRGLASARLWPYWRWRCWAGISAWCGGGIAALRLRLARARPRTRRRVQSRPRPRLLPGSAEHTRGAAAPAASAAASPARAPALGSAASGPEPPGPGAGGDAGPGAGEGRSGAVAGPGPSADSRVPPAGTAQEALQERYRLGSLLGRGGFGSVFAATRLSDGAPVAIKRVPRDRIRHWGELPDGTSAPLEIVLLAKVSCGCGGVIQLLEWLELPDSFLLVLERPERCQELSGFLAERGFLPEEEARGLFRQVLEAVRHCTSCGVLHRDIKPENVLLDLASGQLKLIDFGCGAFLQDTAYTQFAGTLSYSPPEWIQHQRYHGEAATIWSLGLLLCHLVMGKHPFRRGQEIIRGRILFPQRLSQVCQDVIKRCLSMQPSDRPSLEELFCHPWVKGVSLP, via the exons gttccacaccagggagaggccctacgagtgtccccagtctcAGAACAGGTTTCACACCAGCACCCACCTCCTTGTACATAAACGAATTCACACAgcggagaggcccttctgctgccccaacTGCGGGATGGCCTTCAGGCACAcctccaccctc ggccgggccatgcccccggcccgcccccggccccgggcggggctgccccgtgcccggccccggccgtcccgccgcggtctcgcctccgcccggctctggccgtactggcggtggcgctgctgggcaggcatcagtgcctggtgcgggggcggcatcgccgcccttcggctccgcctggcccgagcccggccccggacccgacgcagggtccagtcccggccccggccccggcttctCCCGGGgtccgcggagcacacacgcggcgcggccgctcccgccgcttccgctgcggcttccccggcccgagctccggcgctcggcagcgcggcctccGGCCCCGAGccgccggggcccggggcgggtggggatgccgggcccggggcgggtgaggggcgctcgggggccgttgctggccccgggccgagcgctgacagccgcgtcccgcccgcagggacggcgcaggaggccctgcaggagcggtaccggctgggatcgctgctggggcgcggcggcttcggcagcgtcttcgcagccacgcggctctcggacggcgccccg gtggccatcaaacgcgtgccgagggatcgcatccggcactggggcgagctg cccgacggcaccagcgcacccctggagatcgtgctgctggccaaggtgtcctgtggctgtggcggtgtcattcagctcctggagtggcttgagctccccgacagcttcctgctggtgctggagcgtccggagcggtgccaggagctctcgggtttcctggcagagcgggggttcctgccggaggaggaggcgcgggggctgttccgccaagtgctggaggccgtgcggcactgcaccagctgcggggtcctgcaccgggacattAAGCCCGAGAATGTCCTGCTCGACCTGGCCAGCGGGCAGctgaaactgattgactttggctgtggcgccttcctccaagacacagcctacacccaatttgcag gaaccctgtcctacagcccaccagagtggatccagcaccaacgctaccacggcgaggcagccacgatctggtccctgggcctcctgctgtgccacctggtcatggggaagcacccgttcaggaggggccaggagaTCATCCGGGGGCGAATCTTGTtcccacaacggctctctcaag tgtgccaagatgttattaagaggtgtttgtccatgcaaccctcggacaggccatccttagaagaacttttctgtcatccttgggtgaagggtgtttccctgccctag